One stretch of Oceanipulchritudo coccoides DNA includes these proteins:
- a CDS encoding HAD family hydrolase — MSPEFEGHLADVEVLSLDIFDTVLGRRCALPDDTFTILETELVERFGEAFNHFAQIRRDADSRARRRAWDERQSEEILLDDIYTLLKEDYPAWPLDAAELIEHEMAVEKRLLYPLENAKAMIRSAREAGKRVILISDMYLPQTFCEDCLRENGFEDYDAFYLSSTIGKLKHTGKLFQHVLDDLQISPEKLLHVGDNPRSDGKQAAKLGIRTLQIGKAIDSIDRFSGNPWEPLLLKSSRSPQESLLLGLSARGCLREDLHEDPFWYRIGYQFAAPLIYGYVQFLIEKLRGRGIKKVYFLSRDGHILKQVYEILTTNLSDCPEADYLFASRRALNFASIHELDKVTEDWLAEGIGLTIGDFLRRINIDPQAHLESIRECGFDNIDHPVVGGHEYENLRKLYHHISPALLEAAAKERSIYLSYLRHKGVLDDQSFVLVDVGWMTSIQRSFEKLLRPEAPDLPIEGYYLGTYPQAIERSGPLSKHVHYLMEYGFPEDTMDIIRHCVCLVEFFFAAPEHTFLFMEGDTDTGFSPVLAKDHDNQDDLPALAEIHGAVIEYVQEIMRASNGPGKGVPPKDVMRLLQRLLVEPSAEEATRLGAVKYADGYGSYFRHSCMAGPSGFKGLGISKKLWKQEFKQSHWRKGYYTQLSRPERMLFKLLYPAARFSKPHG, encoded by the coding sequence ATGAGCCCGGAGTTTGAAGGCCATTTGGCGGATGTTGAGGTGCTTTCCCTCGATATCTTTGATACGGTATTGGGACGTCGCTGCGCGCTCCCTGACGATACTTTCACAATTCTTGAGACTGAACTGGTTGAGCGCTTTGGAGAGGCCTTCAATCACTTTGCTCAAATTCGCCGCGACGCGGATTCGAGGGCCCGACGCCGGGCATGGGACGAACGGCAGTCTGAGGAAATCCTGCTGGATGACATCTATACGCTTTTGAAGGAAGACTATCCGGCATGGCCCCTGGATGCGGCTGAATTGATTGAGCACGAAATGGCGGTCGAGAAACGCCTGCTCTATCCGCTGGAAAACGCCAAGGCCATGATTCGGTCCGCGCGCGAGGCCGGCAAACGGGTGATTTTAATTTCCGACATGTATCTCCCCCAGACCTTTTGTGAGGATTGCCTCCGGGAAAACGGGTTTGAAGATTATGACGCCTTCTATCTCAGCTCGACGATTGGAAAGCTGAAACATACCGGAAAGCTTTTTCAGCATGTGCTCGATGATCTCCAGATCTCACCCGAAAAACTCCTTCACGTGGGGGACAACCCACGCAGCGATGGAAAGCAGGCGGCCAAGCTGGGCATCCGTACACTTCAAATCGGCAAGGCCATTGATTCAATCGACCGCTTTTCCGGAAACCCCTGGGAACCGCTTCTTCTTAAATCCTCCCGCAGCCCCCAGGAGAGCCTCCTTCTTGGACTTTCGGCACGGGGATGTCTCCGGGAAGATCTGCACGAGGATCCTTTCTGGTATCGCATTGGATACCAATTTGCCGCCCCGCTGATTTATGGATACGTGCAATTCCTGATTGAAAAGCTGCGTGGCCGCGGGATCAAAAAGGTTTATTTCCTCTCGCGTGACGGCCACATCCTGAAGCAGGTGTATGAGATTCTCACGACAAATTTGAGTGACTGCCCTGAAGCAGATTATCTTTTTGCCTCCAGACGGGCTTTGAATTTTGCCTCAATTCACGAACTGGACAAGGTCACTGAGGACTGGCTTGCCGAGGGGATCGGCCTTACTATCGGGGACTTTTTAAGACGCATCAACATCGACCCGCAGGCACATCTTGAATCGATCCGTGAGTGTGGCTTCGACAACATTGATCACCCGGTTGTTGGTGGTCACGAATACGAGAACCTGCGCAAACTATACCACCATATTTCCCCTGCGCTCCTTGAGGCAGCGGCAAAGGAACGTTCCATTTACCTTTCCTACCTGAGACATAAGGGGGTCCTCGATGACCAGTCCTTTGTTCTTGTTGATGTCGGTTGGATGACATCCATTCAGCGCTCCTTTGAAAAGCTCCTGCGACCCGAAGCGCCAGACCTGCCCATCGAGGGGTATTATCTTGGGACTTATCCACAAGCGATTGAACGGTCCGGTCCACTGTCAAAGCATGTGCACTATCTCATGGAGTACGGTTTCCCGGAGGACACGATGGATATCATTCGCCACTGCGTCTGCCTGGTCGAGTTTTTCTTTGCCGCGCCCGAACACACTTTTCTTTTCATGGAGGGTGATACCGACACGGGCTTTAGTCCGGTGCTGGCAAAGGATCATGATAATCAGGATGACCTCCCGGCACTAGCCGAAATTCATGGTGCCGTTATCGAATATGTACAAGAGATCATGCGCGCCAGCAACGGACCGGGTAAGGGAGTCCCGCCGAAGGATGTAATGCGTTTGCTTCAACGCCTTCTCGTCGAGCCCTCTGCAGAAGAAGCTACCCGGCTTGGTGCGGTTAAATATGCCGATGGCTATGGTTCATATTTTCGGCACAGTTGCATGGCTGGACCATCAGGGTTCAAAGGTCTGGGAATCTCCAAGAAATTGTGGAAACAGGAATTCAAGCAATCCCACTGGCGGAAAGGTTATTATACCCAATTAAGCCGTCCTGAACGGATGCTCTTTAAATTACTCTACCCCGCTGCCCGCTTCAGCAAACCGCACGGTTAA
- a CDS encoding glycosyltransferase family 2 protein: protein MSKIGAIMRTKNRPVLLERAIRSVCEQTLGDWSLVIVNDGGDPEPVNRLIEALPAEKKSKVQCLHHPESVGMEAASNAGLNALDSKYALIHDDDDSLHPEFFARTSAYLDSPPHPSVKGVITHTERVIEAIEGDSVRQLRTFPYNDWLQHISLRRMLAENVFAPIAFLFDREACHEAGAFREDLPVLGDWDFNVRFLSRYEIGLIPEQLAYYHDRDHSGNGDYASSVQAKAHLHAFYDNLLRNEWLREDIKSGRTGTGVIANEALMLWDLAWDVKNEFKKRRFSLFKKK, encoded by the coding sequence ATGTCTAAAATTGGTGCAATCATGCGGACCAAGAACCGACCGGTTCTGCTTGAACGGGCAATCCGTAGCGTCTGTGAACAAACCCTCGGAGACTGGAGCCTCGTGATTGTCAATGACGGTGGCGACCCGGAACCGGTAAATCGTCTCATTGAAGCCCTTCCCGCCGAGAAAAAAAGCAAGGTCCAGTGCCTGCATCATCCCGAATCCGTAGGGATGGAAGCCGCCTCCAACGCCGGCCTGAATGCCCTCGACAGCAAATACGCGCTTATCCACGACGATGACGATTCCCTTCACCCGGAATTTTTTGCGAGGACCTCCGCCTATCTGGATTCCCCGCCCCACCCCTCCGTCAAGGGCGTGATAACACACACCGAGCGGGTCATTGAGGCCATCGAAGGGGATTCCGTCCGCCAGCTCCGGACTTTTCCCTACAATGACTGGTTGCAGCATATCAGCTTGCGCCGGATGCTCGCTGAAAATGTCTTCGCCCCGATCGCTTTCCTATTTGACCGCGAGGCCTGCCATGAAGCAGGTGCGTTCAGGGAAGACCTTCCCGTTCTCGGAGATTGGGATTTTAATGTGCGCTTTCTGTCCCGGTATGAAATTGGCCTGATTCCCGAACAGCTCGCCTATTACCACGATCGCGATCACAGCGGCAACGGTGACTACGCCAGCTCGGTTCAGGCGAAAGCACACCTGCACGCTTTCTATGACAACCTCCTCCGCAACGAGTGGCTGCGCGAGGATATCAAGAGCGGGCGCACCGGGACCGGGGTCATCGCCAACGAGGCACTTATGCTTTGGGACCTTGCCTGGGACGTGAAGAACGAGTTTAAAAAACGCCGGTTCAGTCTCTTTAAGAAAAAATGA
- a CDS encoding glycosyltransferase family 2 protein, whose protein sequence is MAEVGIIMRTQSRPMLLERAIQSVCDQSFKDWELVIVRENNSPDTVDQVLESLSPENRSKVRHIHLQEAVTEGAALNAGRMLLESRFVLVHDDGNSLHPEFLERTTGYLKAPAHPSVKGVVTGTEQVFERVEEASIETTSRAPFNDWLQHISMRRLLAENVIASIAFLYDREACEKAGGFDESLPVLYDWEFYVRFLTLYEIAVLPEVLAFMHQRGEPSDAHEHAQRRLFFDNLLRNRWLRSDIQNGRTGPGVIANEARMLRNLTQKFKKRSLRLFKKA, encoded by the coding sequence GTGGCAGAAGTAGGCATCATCATGCGGACTCAAAGCCGCCCCATGCTTCTGGAGCGCGCTATCCAGAGCGTATGCGACCAGTCATTCAAGGATTGGGAACTGGTCATTGTGAGGGAAAACAACAGCCCCGACACCGTGGATCAAGTACTGGAATCCCTGAGCCCGGAAAACCGAAGCAAAGTCCGGCACATCCATCTGCAAGAGGCCGTCACGGAGGGAGCGGCGCTAAATGCTGGACGGATGCTGCTCGAGAGCCGCTTTGTCCTCGTCCACGATGATGGAAATTCGCTTCACCCGGAATTTCTTGAGCGGACAACCGGATATCTGAAGGCTCCGGCTCATCCCTCGGTCAAGGGTGTCGTGACCGGTACCGAACAGGTTTTTGAGCGCGTCGAGGAAGCCTCCATAGAGACAACAAGCCGTGCCCCCTTCAATGACTGGCTGCAACACATCAGCATGCGGCGACTGCTTGCCGAGAATGTTATCGCCTCGATCGCCTTTCTTTATGATCGCGAGGCCTGCGAGAAGGCGGGCGGCTTTGATGAATCCCTTCCTGTCCTGTACGACTGGGAATTCTATGTGCGCTTCCTCACCCTCTATGAAATAGCCGTCCTCCCGGAGGTGCTCGCCTTTATGCACCAACGTGGAGAACCGTCCGATGCCCATGAGCACGCGCAGCGCAGGCTGTTTTTTGACAACCTTCTGAGAAACCGTTGGCTGCGTTCAGACATTCAGAACGGGCGAACGGGTCCCGGAGTCATCGCCAACGAGGCCCGCATGCTGAGGAATCTCACGCAGAAGTTCAAAAAACGCTCCCTTCGCCTGTTTAAAAAAGCTTAG
- a CDS encoding glycosyltransferase gives MIRILTNEFFPRTGGIATYSLELAKALAAHGQKIVVSCPDFPGPVPRMPFAWDRFKSRGSQDPDDLWRLQRVVKRHCRESPGAVLLLTEPAPVRSLLLFQRFFDLSRTPLWITFHGSELSQFTRNNFWRKRLLKLFPSVDRLIVNSAFTRTLLLEAFPDLKERVHIIPPAVSEEWKKAFAIPEKRSGDEIRILTVARIHPRKGQVEVVKALSSIQLKNHNLHYQVVGDARRSLWQKHLEAATSACPYPVELSGALQGEDLQRAFSNADIFVMASQPDPASIESFGIVYLEAAAAGLPVIAADVGGVREAVRDGENAILVPPGDAKALQEALILLIQDPEMRQRMGAAGKALVADCSWKANVRGLLE, from the coding sequence GTGATCCGCATCCTGACGAACGAGTTCTTCCCGCGAACAGGTGGCATTGCCACTTACAGCCTTGAATTAGCCAAGGCCTTGGCGGCGCATGGACAGAAAATTGTTGTTTCCTGCCCGGATTTTCCAGGCCCCGTTCCCCGGATGCCCTTTGCCTGGGATCGCTTTAAAAGCCGCGGGTCGCAGGACCCGGACGACTTGTGGCGACTGCAAAGGGTCGTCAAACGGCACTGCCGGGAGTCTCCCGGAGCGGTCTTGCTCCTGACTGAGCCCGCTCCCGTTCGCTCCCTTCTCCTTTTCCAGCGGTTCTTCGATTTATCAAGAACTCCGCTCTGGATCACCTTTCACGGATCTGAATTGTCGCAATTCACGCGGAACAACTTCTGGAGAAAGCGCCTTTTGAAGCTGTTTCCCTCGGTCGATCGCCTAATCGTTAACAGCGCCTTCACGCGCACCCTGCTTTTGGAGGCATTCCCGGATTTGAAAGAGCGGGTCCATATTATTCCGCCAGCCGTTTCTGAGGAGTGGAAGAAGGCCTTTGCAATACCTGAAAAGCGATCCGGCGACGAAATCCGTATTCTCACAGTGGCCCGAATCCATCCCCGAAAAGGACAAGTTGAAGTAGTTAAGGCGTTGTCATCCATTCAGTTAAAAAACCATAACCTCCATTATCAGGTTGTCGGGGATGCCCGGAGAAGCCTTTGGCAAAAGCATCTCGAGGCGGCAACAAGTGCCTGCCCATACCCGGTCGAGCTTTCCGGAGCCCTGCAGGGAGAAGATCTCCAACGGGCCTTTTCCAACGCGGACATCTTTGTCATGGCCAGCCAGCCCGACCCCGCGAGCATCGAGAGTTTTGGGATTGTTTATCTGGAAGCAGCCGCGGCGGGCCTGCCAGTTATTGCCGCTGATGTCGGCGGGGTCCGGGAAGCTGTCAGGGATGGGGAAAATGCCATTCTGGTGCCGCCCGGTGATGCCAAAGCGCTTCAAGAAGCGCTCATCCTGCTGATTCAGGATCCGGAGATGCGCCAGCGAATGGGAGCGGCCGGAAAGGCATTGGTGGCTGATTGCTCGTGGAAAGCCAATGTGCGGGGGCTGCTCGAATGA
- a CDS encoding glycosyltransferase: MKEHYLHHTNYLYTPGGMQRMIQLHLEGGKDRAISFRDAAPHQPESSSDALCAELSTSVRRIRERYRNAVDSLKPAVSVYHNCWGVELVHDLDPAPCRVGFLHSDFPGFPGMLQHFAAYFDAFVNINPGLHQKSMELLPDWPKERFMLLDSPVELPAVVPEAGEGPSVIGIIGRIKREQKRLDRLPAFLTACDQLLDKYEVHVLGSGDFEDELRRRLKGRTNVRFLGWLEGRAYWEAIRRWRYLLFMSDYEGTPLSLIEGAHAGLCAVYPDFHPGAPLPAGLTTENLYPPGNVTAAAHLIARLEKAGSAMPSPLKTKELAGIHDPQYYLSRFHELLNPDQLAALPALPDARIRAGKSFPGWAPLSLYHMRTKRLRFGWRGIIRHS; this comes from the coding sequence ATGAAAGAACATTACCTGCATCACACCAATTACCTCTACACCCCCGGCGGGATGCAGCGTATGATTCAATTGCATCTGGAAGGGGGGAAGGATCGGGCAATCTCCTTTCGCGATGCAGCCCCTCACCAGCCGGAATCCTCTTCCGATGCCCTTTGTGCTGAGCTGTCCACTTCCGTTCGCCGAATTCGTGAGCGCTACCGAAATGCTGTCGACTCGTTGAAACCGGCTGTTTCCGTCTACCACAATTGCTGGGGAGTGGAGCTTGTCCATGATTTGGATCCGGCTCCCTGCCGGGTCGGGTTTCTCCACTCGGATTTCCCGGGATTTCCCGGAATGCTCCAGCATTTTGCCGCCTACTTCGACGCCTTTGTAAACATCAATCCGGGCCTGCATCAAAAGAGCATGGAGTTGCTTCCCGACTGGCCCAAGGAACGCTTTATGCTCCTCGACAGTCCCGTAGAGCTTCCTGCTGTTGTTCCCGAGGCGGGGGAAGGCCCGTCCGTCATTGGAATTATCGGGCGGATCAAGCGTGAACAAAAGCGGCTCGACCGGCTTCCGGCTTTTCTCACGGCATGTGACCAGTTATTGGACAAGTATGAAGTGCATGTTCTGGGCAGTGGTGACTTCGAGGATGAGCTGCGCCGGCGCTTGAAAGGAAGAACGAATGTCCGTTTCCTCGGCTGGCTTGAGGGGCGGGCTTATTGGGAGGCCATTCGCAGGTGGCGCTACCTGCTTTTCATGAGCGATTATGAAGGCACGCCGCTTTCCCTTATTGAAGGAGCCCATGCTGGTCTCTGTGCGGTGTATCCGGACTTTCATCCGGGAGCTCCCTTGCCGGCCGGATTGACGACTGAAAATCTATATCCGCCGGGCAATGTGACCGCTGCGGCACATCTCATTGCCCGGTTGGAAAAAGCGGGTTCCGCGATGCCTTCGCCTCTAAAAACCAAAGAGCTGGCAGGAATCCACGACCCGCAATATTATCTCTCCCGTTTCCACGAGCTTCTAAACCCGGATCAACTGGCAGCCTTGCCCGCCTTGCCCGACGCGAGGATCCGTGCAGGGAAGTCCTTCCCGGGGTGGGCACCGCTGAGTCTCTACCACATGCGTACAAAGCGACTCCGTTTTGGCTGGAGGGGAATCATCCGGCACAGCTAG
- the gatB gene encoding Asp-tRNA(Asn)/Glu-tRNA(Gln) amidotransferase subunit GatB produces MPEYEAVIGLEVHVQLKTASKMFTDAPTGFAQPPNSLTNAIVMGLPGALPVLNKGAIEQAIRMGLIFNCEIPEVFQWDRKNYFYPDSPKNYQLTQMDAPVCMGGEVEIELSGPSRNQMGEHKIIHLDHAHLEEDVGKLTHFEKESLVDYNRAGTPLLEIVTQPDLRSADEAVALLQSIRMHLMAAGVSDCDMEKGQMRCDANVSVRPKGQSALNNRAEMKNLNSITGVKNAINYEIKRQSRAYDKGKEVPQETRRWDADASRTTSMRSKEEAHDYRYFPDPDLLPVRFPRSRVEELKASLPEGVFVRQRRYMEAYSLPYTVTSVICYDHELTGFFEEAMATYNKNPKALANYIANELQRERAQAEGDGMLPMEQVKLVPGELAGLVRLIDEGKLTKHLARDVLIEMFSSGKSAESIIEEKGIKAEPTDSSELEQWCRDAVAGNAVAAQQVRDGNEKAVNSFMGPIMKASKGKANPQAVRDMLLKIIAEG; encoded by the coding sequence ATGCCAGAATACGAAGCCGTTATCGGACTGGAAGTCCACGTGCAGTTGAAGACCGCGTCGAAGATGTTCACGGATGCTCCAACTGGTTTTGCCCAGCCACCGAATTCATTGACGAATGCCATCGTCATGGGCCTGCCCGGTGCCCTGCCCGTCCTGAACAAGGGAGCGATTGAACAAGCCATTCGCATGGGATTGATCTTCAATTGTGAGATTCCTGAAGTCTTCCAGTGGGACCGGAAAAACTATTTTTATCCGGACAGTCCAAAGAATTACCAACTGACCCAGATGGATGCGCCTGTCTGCATGGGCGGTGAGGTGGAAATTGAATTGTCCGGGCCGTCTCGCAACCAGATGGGCGAGCACAAGATTATTCATTTGGATCATGCCCATCTTGAGGAAGATGTCGGCAAACTGACCCACTTTGAAAAGGAGTCGCTGGTTGATTACAACCGGGCCGGTACACCTCTCCTTGAAATTGTCACTCAACCGGATTTGAGAAGTGCGGATGAGGCGGTTGCCTTGCTCCAATCAATCCGCATGCACCTGATGGCGGCAGGCGTTTCCGATTGTGACATGGAAAAGGGCCAGATGCGCTGCGATGCCAATGTCAGTGTCCGACCGAAAGGCCAATCGGCCCTCAATAACCGGGCGGAAATGAAAAACCTCAATAGCATCACAGGGGTCAAGAACGCTATCAATTACGAGATCAAGCGCCAGTCGCGGGCCTACGACAAAGGAAAGGAAGTCCCGCAGGAAACGCGCCGCTGGGATGCCGATGCGAGTCGCACAACTTCCATGAGATCAAAGGAGGAAGCGCACGACTACCGCTACTTTCCCGACCCGGATCTGCTTCCAGTCAGGTTTCCAAGGTCGCGGGTGGAAGAATTGAAAGCCAGTCTTCCGGAAGGGGTCTTTGTCCGTCAACGCCGTTATATGGAGGCGTATTCATTGCCCTACACGGTCACTTCGGTCATCTGCTACGATCACGAGCTAACGGGGTTTTTCGAGGAGGCCATGGCAACCTACAACAAAAACCCGAAGGCCCTCGCCAATTATATCGCGAATGAACTCCAACGCGAACGCGCCCAGGCGGAAGGCGACGGCATGCTTCCCATGGAACAGGTCAAGCTGGTTCCCGGTGAGCTTGCGGGCCTGGTTCGTTTGATCGACGAAGGCAAACTGACCAAGCACCTTGCCCGCGATGTCCTGATTGAAATGTTTTCTTCCGGCAAATCCGCCGAGTCCATCATTGAGGAAAAAGGCATCAAGGCTGAACCTACCGACTCAAGCGAACTTGAGCAGTGGTGCCGCGATGCCGTGGCCGGCAATGCTGTAGCGGCCCAGCAAGTACGCGATGGCAACGAAAAGGCTGTCAACAGCTTCATGGGGCCGATCATGAAGGCCTCCAAGGGCAAGGCCAATCCGCAGGCCGTGCGCGACATGCTCCTCAAGATAATCGCTGAGGGGTGA
- the gatA gene encoding Asp-tRNA(Asn)/Glu-tRNA(Gln) amidotransferase subunit GatA, with amino-acid sequence MDTEGILEASAIELGKALHKGKVSSVEICTALADQVEAIDPEVGAFLTLDREKVLEAAAASDARREKGKKLSPIDGIPVGIKDVMAIEGEPLTCASRILEKFNSPYTGTVGNKLLSAGLIPFGRLNMDEFAMGSSTENSAVKKTRNPWNTEHAPGGSSGGSAAAVAARECPWSLGSDTGGSIRQPAAFCGVVGLKPTYGRVSRFGLAAFASSLDQIGPMGRSIDDVATLLDVISGPDPLDSTSWPEKLEAASVQLHMPDEPRKLGIPEEYFGEGIQPEVRSAVEEVIEVYRTVGYKIKKISLPHTGLAVPTYYIIATAEASSNLARYDGIRYTHRSPKAVDGIDLYYQSRGEGFGQEVKRRIILGSYVLSSGYYDAYYKRAQQVRTLIRNDFLKAFGEVDAILTPTTPSPAFQIGEKVDDPISMYLADIFTISVNLAGLPGLSMPCGLSESGLPIGFQLIGQPFAEGNLLQTGKAYEIAQPFKHRPALVTNNGK; translated from the coding sequence ATGGATACTGAAGGAATATTGGAAGCATCCGCGATTGAGTTGGGAAAAGCCCTGCACAAGGGCAAGGTCAGCTCGGTCGAGATTTGCACGGCTTTGGCAGACCAGGTGGAGGCCATCGATCCGGAAGTGGGCGCTTTCCTGACCCTCGACCGGGAGAAGGTCCTCGAAGCGGCGGCGGCCAGCGACGCACGGCGTGAAAAAGGCAAAAAATTGAGCCCGATCGATGGTATACCGGTCGGCATAAAGGATGTGATGGCCATCGAGGGAGAGCCCCTGACCTGCGCCAGCCGCATTCTTGAGAAATTCAATTCCCCCTACACGGGGACCGTTGGCAACAAATTGCTTTCAGCGGGACTGATCCCTTTCGGGCGCCTCAACATGGATGAATTTGCCATGGGATCGTCGACCGAGAATTCGGCCGTCAAGAAGACCCGCAACCCGTGGAATACCGAGCATGCCCCCGGCGGAAGCTCCGGCGGAAGCGCGGCTGCCGTGGCAGCGCGTGAATGTCCGTGGAGCCTCGGCTCCGACACCGGTGGATCAATCCGCCAACCAGCGGCATTCTGTGGGGTTGTCGGGTTGAAGCCCACCTACGGGCGCGTTTCCCGGTTTGGCTTGGCGGCCTTTGCCTCGAGTCTCGACCAGATTGGCCCGATGGGGCGCAGTATCGACGATGTGGCAACACTTCTCGATGTAATCAGCGGACCGGATCCGCTCGACTCAACTTCGTGGCCGGAAAAACTGGAAGCGGCCAGCGTCCAGTTGCACATGCCGGATGAGCCGCGCAAGCTGGGAATCCCGGAGGAGTATTTTGGTGAAGGAATCCAGCCGGAGGTCCGGTCGGCCGTCGAGGAAGTGATCGAGGTGTATCGAACTGTCGGATACAAAATTAAGAAAATCTCCCTTCCGCACACCGGGCTGGCTGTCCCGACTTATTATATTATCGCGACGGCGGAGGCATCCTCCAATCTGGCTCGCTATGACGGCATCCGCTACACCCATCGCTCGCCAAAAGCCGTGGACGGAATCGACCTGTATTACCAATCCCGTGGCGAAGGCTTCGGACAGGAGGTCAAGCGACGCATCATCCTGGGCAGCTACGTCCTGAGTAGCGGGTACTACGACGCGTACTACAAGCGCGCCCAGCAAGTTCGCACCCTCATCCGCAACGATTTCCTGAAAGCCTTCGGCGAAGTCGATGCGATCCTTACCCCCACGACCCCGAGCCCCGCTTTCCAAATTGGAGAGAAGGTTGATGACCCGATTTCCATGTATCTCGCTGACATCTTTACGATCTCGGTTAATCTCGCCGGCCTTCCGGGATTGTCGATGCCCTGCGGATTATCAGAAAGTGGTTTGCCGATTGGCTTTCAGTTGATCGGGCAGCCCTTTGCGGAAGGAAACCTTCTGCAAACCGGAAAGGCTTACGAAATAGCGCAACCATTCAAGCACCGGCCCGCGCTGGTTACCAACAACGGAAAGTAA
- the gatC gene encoding Asp-tRNA(Asn)/Glu-tRNA(Gln) amidotransferase subunit GatC: MQERPEIDIDKLAMLARIHLTEEEKAAFAGQVSDILGFFQKLQEVDVEGIEPMAHPFDVAGPLREDVPGSPWEPSRALKNAPASRTDQIVVPKVVEDA; encoded by the coding sequence ATGCAGGAACGTCCAGAGATAGATATTGATAAATTGGCCATGCTGGCGCGCATCCATCTTACCGAGGAGGAGAAAGCCGCCTTTGCGGGCCAGGTTTCGGATATTCTCGGCTTTTTTCAAAAGCTCCAGGAAGTGGATGTGGAAGGAATTGAGCCGATGGCCCACCCATTCGATGTCGCTGGACCCCTTCGTGAGGATGTCCCCGGAAGCCCGTGGGAACCCTCCCGCGCACTGAAGAACGCACCTGCTTCACGCACTGACCAGATCGTGGTGCCAAAAGTTGTCGAAGACGCATAA
- a CDS encoding PLP-dependent transferase, whose amino-acid sequence MPELFKSYPLGDPVNGSPHSVCVSLPTMADVIGYEEKDPKVLSSFTAGYPRFFRNPLITDLSVRLEQEGCMMATDPLLPSEAVARDLSHFLGLNDHSIAPIEEIWTIRLHGDPEIQKEAGIFLQHTGAGLSSREAGHFLQKWFDVPEFEEERRSGSAEENGAVIRSHLHSVYGTAAESDIRLFRSGMNAFYTGFRALQSIQMDRGRDLWIQLGWLYVDTARILERFALPNADPIQLYEVMDLSELKDTLAEHGHRVAGIVTEVPTNPLVQTPDVEQLRELADKYKAALILDPTLVSPHNLNVLKYADLHINSLTKYAASEADVMMGALALNAESPFYDDLLPVVSAFGSRPSDGDLGRMAIQIDRYPETIRQINASTGKIAEFLANHKSVDSIFWAHNQPAAYNYNWLQHREAGPGGIISFSLNKPVAEFYDPSCIVKSPSFGARFTMMCPFMYLAHYDMVKTAKGRAILKKHGIDPDLIRLSVGTEPVEAIIAELGRTL is encoded by the coding sequence ATGCCTGAACTCTTCAAGTCCTATCCTCTGGGTGATCCGGTCAATGGAAGTCCGCACAGCGTTTGTGTGAGTCTTCCCACAATGGCCGATGTGATTGGCTATGAGGAAAAGGATCCGAAGGTTCTATCATCCTTCACGGCTGGTTATCCGCGCTTTTTCAGGAATCCGCTCATCACGGATTTGTCCGTTCGTCTGGAGCAGGAGGGTTGCATGATGGCAACCGATCCCCTCCTCCCCTCCGAGGCCGTGGCTCGCGACTTGAGCCACTTTCTCGGCTTGAACGATCATAGCATCGCACCGATTGAGGAAATCTGGACGATCCGCCTGCATGGTGACCCGGAAATCCAGAAGGAGGCTGGCATTTTTCTTCAACATACCGGTGCGGGACTCTCTTCCCGGGAAGCGGGTCACTTTCTTCAAAAGTGGTTTGATGTCCCGGAATTCGAAGAGGAGCGCCGGTCTGGAAGTGCGGAAGAAAACGGAGCGGTCATCCGGAGCCACCTCCATTCGGTCTATGGGACTGCGGCCGAATCAGATATCAGGCTCTTTCGTAGCGGGATGAATGCTTTCTACACGGGTTTCCGTGCCCTGCAGTCGATTCAGATGGACCGTGGCCGGGACCTCTGGATCCAGCTCGGATGGCTCTATGTGGACACGGCACGGATTCTTGAACGCTTTGCCCTTCCCAACGCCGATCCGATCCAGTTGTACGAAGTGATGGACCTGTCAGAACTGAAGGATACTCTCGCGGAACATGGACACCGTGTCGCGGGGATTGTCACCGAGGTCCCGACCAACCCGCTTGTGCAGACTCCCGATGTTGAGCAATTACGCGAACTTGCAGACAAGTACAAAGCTGCCCTGATCCTGGATCCCACGCTTGTCAGCCCGCACAACCTGAATGTCCTGAAGTATGCGGATCTCCACATCAACAGCCTGACGAAATACGCCGCGTCGGAAGCCGATGTCATGATGGGGGCCCTTGCCTTGAATGCGGAATCGCCGTTTTATGACGACCTGCTGCCCGTCGTTTCGGCGTTTGGCTCGCGCCCTTCAGATGGTGACTTGGGACGAATGGCTATCCAGATAGACCGTTATCCCGAAACAATCCGCCAAATCAATGCCTCTACCGGAAAAATAGCGGAGTTTCTCGCGAATCATAAAAGCGTGGACTCAATTTTCTGGGCGCACAACCAACCGGCCGCCTACAACTACAACTGGCTGCAGCACAGGGAAGCCGGACCGGGCGGGATCATTTCATTCAGCCTCAATAAGCCCGTGGCCGAATTCTACGATCCTTCCTGTATCGTGAAGAGTCCAAGCTTCGGAGCGCGATTTACGATGATGTGCCCTTTCATGTATCTGGCCCATTACGACATGGTGAAAACCGCCAAAGGCCGAGCAATCCTGAAGAAGCATGGGATCGACCCGGACCTGATTCGCCTCTCGGTCGGCACGGAGCCCGTTGAGGCTATTATCGCCGAGCTTGGTCGTACACTCTAA